In one window of Pagrus major chromosome 12, Pma_NU_1.0 DNA:
- the nln gene encoding neurolysin, mitochondrial: MCALSVVVRRTLLQGLLYTPVLRMTIQNGALMPARDCSSQAGNKRNKLRWDLSPAEIRTVTDGLISRVKKVYDDIGAIKIEDVSVENTLKALAYVKLDYASSRHVLDFPQYVCPAKEVRTASTDADKKLSEFDVEISMREDVFKRITALQQKLQNKLSHEEKRFLDRLVTLGKRKGLHLSKDIQEEIKRNSKLISELSIEFNKNVNEENTFLVFSERELAGLADSYLNGLDKTADGQYKVTLEYPHYFPLMKRCHNPETRRKMETAFHSRCKEANTAILEELVQLRAKVADLLGYSNHANYVLEINMAKNASTVSDFLDTFYETLKPIGIKERKYILALKKRECLMKGLLFDGQINAWDLPYYMNQVEQCKFAVNKDKLIEYFPLDVVTEGLLGIYQELLGLTFTEVEHAHVWHEDVKLYSAHDTETGEEVGQFYLDLHPREGKYGHAACFGLQPGCRGPDAKRRIPVAAMVANFTKPRKGWPSLLQHHEVETYFHEFGHVMHEICSKTIFSEFSGTLVETDFVEVPSQMLENWVWEKEPLRRMSRHYKDGTPIPDNLLDKLIASRIANTGLMNLRQVVLSKVDQSLHTSPHADTTEVFAQHCQDILGVPATPGTNMTASFCHLAGGYDGQYYSYLWSEVYSMDIYFSRFKKDGIMNPKVGKEYRRAILEAGGSVDGVDMLKTFLGRGPCQDAFFKCKGLIKSKETQTI, encoded by the exons GGTCTACTCTACACACCTGTCCTGAGAATGACCATCCAGAATGGGGCTCTGATGCCTGCCAGAGACTGCAGCTCTCAGGCtggaaataagaggaataaacTGAGATGGGACCTGTCACCAGCTGAGATCAGGACCGTGACAGATGGTTTGATTAGCAGAGTCAAGAAGGTGTATGATGACATTGGAGCGATAAAGATAGAGGATGTTTCTGTGGAAAACACGCTGAAAGCTTTGGCTTATGTCAAACTTGACTATGCAT CATCGCGCCACGTTCTTGATTTCCCTCAGTATGTTTGTCCTGCTAAAGAGGTCCGGACAGCGAGCACGGACGCAGACAAGAAACTGTCTGAGTTTGATGTGGAGATAAGTATGAGGGAGGATGTCTTCAAGCGAATCACTGCCTTGCAG CAaaagcttcaaaacaaactttcaCATGAAGAAAAGAGATTCTTAGACCGACTTGTGACATTGGGCAAGAGGAAAGGATTGCACCTGTCGAAAGATATACAAGAG GAAATCAAAAGAAACTCCAAGCTCATTAGTGAACTCTCAATAGAGTTTAACAAGAATGTAAATGAGGAAAATacgtttcttgttttctctgagCGTGAACTGG CCGGCCTGGCCGACAGTTATCTCAATGGACTGGACAAGACAGCAGATGGGCAGTATAAAGTTACACTTGAATATCCCCATTACTTTCCACTGATGAAGAGGTGTCACAATCCTGAgaccaggaggaagatggaaaCAGCTTTTCACAGCAGGTGTAAAGAG GCAAACACGGCGATCCTTGAAGAGTTGGTACAACTGAGGGCAAAGGTGGCCGACTTACTTGGTTATAGTAACCATGCAAATTATGTGCTGGAGATTAACATGGCCAAGAATGCAAGCACTGTGTCTGACTTTTTAG ATACATTCTATGAAACGCTGAAGCCCATTGGAATCAAGGAGAGGAAATATATTCTTGCACTGAAGAAGAGGGAGTGCTTGATGAAGGGCCTCCTGTTTGATGGACAGATCAATGCCTGGGATTTACCCTACTACATGAATCAAGTGGAGCAGTGCAAGTTTGCTGTGAACAAGGACAAACTGATCGAGTATTTCCCGCTGGATGTGGTGACAGAAGGACTGCTCGGTATCTACCAGGAACTGCTTGGTCTCACGTTCACAGAGGTGGAACATGCACATGTGTGGCATGAGGATGTCAAGCTTTACTCAGCACATGACACTGAAACCGGAGAGGAGGTCGGCCAGTTCTACCTGGACTTACATCCAAG GGAAGGAAAGTACGGCCACGCAGCCTGCTTTGGACTCCAACCAGGCTGCAGAGGACCTGATGCAAAACGCAGGATTCCAGTGGCAGCTATGGTGGCCAACTTTACCAAACCCAGAAAAGGATGGCCCTCTCTCCTCCAACACCATGAAGTAGAGACATATTTCCATGAGTTTGGTCATGTTATGCATGAGATTTGTTCAAAG ACCATTTTTTCAGAATTCAGTGGAACCCTGGTCGAGACGGACTTTGTGGAGGTTCCTTCACAAATGCTTGAGAACTGGGTTTGGGAAAAGGAGCCTCTGAGGAGAATGTCTCGCCACTACAAGGATGGTACACCAATCCCAGACAACCTGCTCGATAAGCTGATAGCATCCAGAATAGCTAACACTG GGCTGATGAACCTGCGTCAGGTAGTCCTCAGTAAAGTGGACCAGTCGCTACACACCAGCCCTCATGCAGATACGACTGAGGTGTTTGCACAGCACTGCCAGGACATCCTGGGTGTTCCTGCTACACCAG GAACCAATATGACAGCCAGTTTCTGCCACCTGGCTGGAGGATATGATGGTCAGTACTACAGCTATCTATGGAGTGAAGTCTACTCCATGGACATTTATTTCAGTCGTTTTAAAAAGGATGGCATTATGAATCCAAAG GTTGGAAAAGAGTACAGAAGGGCGATTCTGGAAGCAGGCGGCTCTGTGGATGGAGTGGACATGCTGAAAACCTTCCTTGGGCGTGGCCCGTGCCAGGATGCCTTCTTTAAATGCAAAGGACTGATTAAGTCTAAGGAAACACAAACGATATAA